In Cryptomeria japonica chromosome 5, Sugi_1.0, whole genome shotgun sequence, the genomic window TCAGAATTTCCCCCAAGCAAGCTGGCAAGCTTTCTTTTGTCAAAAGTCACCCTGACAACTTGGCCATTCAATCTAACATTCTGATACCTATGGTTTTCCAAGGTGGCATGCCATTCAGTTGCATGGCATGGGGGACCTATGTGTGGTATTTGCATGAAATTTGTGTGAAGAGAGCTTTTGTGCCAAGCAAGTGTCAAGCACCAAAGTCTGTTTGTGGAATTAAGATTGCACGAAGGCTATGTGCAGCTGTGCAGGATGGAAAGTGCTCCAAAAGGGATTGTGCAAAGACCAACAGAGCCTACATGAAGTGAGAACTATGCTGGTCCACCAAAGTGCCCAACACacacaaacatggaaaaacaaaatgCTTACATGTGTGCAAGATATGCCCACGCATAGAAGCTAGACACAACAAGAAATATAAGCATGCACAAGTTAAGGTTGCGCACTGAAAGCGAACAAAGCAAGAAATGTTTTTGGGCAATGCAAAATTGTggcaacctgttgtgaccatttcacacatcgccccattaaaatggggaccccctctttttgctcgttttgctcgccTTTCTCTccgtttttttagggttttggtttagtgtGTCAGTTGTttggattagggtcaagccttagggttcccgtTTTGACGTTTTCAGGCCAGAGTCTAGTCCGTCTTGAGAGTTTTTGAGCTTCCtcccgtaggatgcaattttgaataggGTGAATTCGTCAGGTGGTCAAGTGAGTTGgtctaggttcagtcggaattttgatgcaaagtccaaatttgtctaagtgtgaatgatggaattttgtctgattgaatgattttgaccaaattttgaaaattttgatgattgATTCTGGGCATTGGAAAAGTCTTGTtgttgccttgtgaagtgactaaacccttgaaatcatgatattttggcctgtggaagcaaaatcgctcctgtccctcagtgaaggaccggagcttgtttttcaaaattttactgtcctcgcaggatcaagatgatttttggattagaagagataaagggaggcatgttctctctgttgaatataatttgaagaatttcacaagcatggaaatgtgctaggagcaaaaatcgctcctgtccctcagtgagggaccggagcttaaaatccagcattgccttgtccttgcaagatttcaacaatttcgcgatttgaggagaaccaaggaagtgcattttatcagttgaatataatttgaaagcaCTAACATGAGGAAAACTTGGCCTAGAaactaattcgctcctgtccctcagtcagggaccagggcgaaatttgatgatagctcccgtccctctcccagggactagagcgattttcctcatagggcaaaattcgagtgaagatcaagtaagttttgagtttgaagcaagtAAAGGAGGTATAACGAACCTGTTGAAGCCAAATTGAAGATTGAAAGACGCCTGATGAACTCCatattggcctaggcgctcctgtccctcagtcagggaccagagcgatttcttccttagatcaatttcttgccaagttaaaACGAACTCCAGGCCAAAGATGAATGAAAGGGGGCACAACaagtccattgaagataattttggaagttggcaaagtgtgattgagcttgaaaatgaaaattcgctcctgtccctcagccagggaccagggcgaaatgttagTTATCTTGCCTTCCACCCAAATTCAAATCACTCTAAGTCAAGGTGTAAGGTGGCGATGACGTTTTGAGGTGTCTCGACGAAGAATGAAGTTGCAAGGACCGCCAAAGATGAAGGAATTGCACTATAtgctcaagttcgctcctgtccctcagtcagggaccagagcaaaATATTCAAATGTGTCCAAATTTAAGTTGCCACTCACATTTTAAGTGTTCGAAAGGGAGTAAAGAGCATCATTTTGAACCTTGAAGACAATTGCAAGTTAATATGATGAAAGATTTATACTAtatgcccaaattcgctcctgtccctcagtcagggaccagagcgaaatctctatAAAGGTTTAAGTTTTGAATGATAATCACGTTTCAAGTGTTCAAGAGGGATCAAAGGACACCGTTTTACATTGTGAAGGCGATTGCAAGTCGATAGGAACAAGGATGAGCCCAGGATACcaagaatcgctcctgtccctctcccaaggaccagggcgatattcattataCTAGCCAATTCTTTCAAAAATCACGCTAAGTCAAGGACGTACAAGGTTGCACAAAGTCTAAGGTGTCTTGAGAGGATGATATGCGAGGGAGTTAAACGTTAAAAGGTGATCAACTAGAGCAAGGAgacaagatcgctcctgtccctcagccagggaccagggcgatattaacTACATCactcattttcttccaaagatcacatcaaaacaaagatgcATAAGGTTGAAAACGTCATTTGGAAGGCGACAAACAAGAAGTGAACGTCAAAGATCACAAATTTGAGCTAAAAatggaagttcgctcctgtccctcagtcagggaccagggcgataatggtcacaaGGGGCATTCGTCTACGAAATCaagtcaatcaagttcaagatccttGTCGAGGATGTCAATCTCAACGTGAAGATGGagattttgaacgtaaaaggcAAAAGAATCAAGACTAAGAtgataattcgctcctgtccctctcccagggaccagggcgatatggtTTGTACCCTTACCTCTCCAAATTTTGGCGCTAACACATTTtctttgaattttattaaatgctaaaaaatcgataaaatttaaatatttaattaatagcatttaaaatttgcgcatgagcatttattaattaattttgcctatttaaaaaatcgaattaattaaaaaacgaaggcatttaattaattaattattattttaaataaaatcaaattggagcgcttggatttaaattcttttattttttacaaagtcggcctggAGGTAATGGAGggggtaagcgcctataaaggaaggtgaaaatttcattttcaaatcatcatttaaaccttcattcatatgcgattttggagaGTAAAGGAGGGGTGCGAATTGTGTTCAAGTGGAGCGAATTTCATCAATTGCAAGGTGCAAATTTCCATTCAAAGGAAGGCGCGAGCTTCATCAAAGGGGAGTGCGAGTTTGATTGGAGTTGAGCGAACCTGCTAAGATCACGTCAAAGACCCCAAAGGTGGCGAATTGCTAAGGTGGACATTCGTTTGAAAAGGATCACGTCGGAatcttccaaacatcgatttttgcctaggcgaatctctttattttgcattttagagttagatCTCAAATAAGGTATGGCGATGTAATCctttgttttaattttgaattttgatcgtcattaccttaaattttgaattttgaaattttgaatttcaatggcTCAATCGttgtttaggaaatgataactcaaggacttatcatgaagtttcctaaaattaatctttgatctaatctatgttatgcattgcaaaatctagttcttattatgaaatgttgtgtaggtattacaatggcgaccccgaagacgggagcatccaccagtcgtccagctctcatgaaagaagatcaaaagaacgaggaactggagaccaagatcgtgtctaagtggagcaacattggagataccaacttgggcaacttcagtacgaagaagtttcgagaggtcccttacattggcaagccatcacctgtcgccaggaggataattgagagtggcatcattaaggcggccgacttccctccagcagttcaatgccatgagttgatgatcgagtgtgctcgtcattatgatccacagtccagaacgatcgtgtccaaggagggaaacactttagcttatctttcagaagaggctataagtgaggctttccatcttccagagcacagagatatggtctacaagagcatagaaggagccaggtccatgtacgaagatgatccagatgcttgcctaagcatcatcaacaagaattggttacttaagagtcgtcctcgcctgagcaagattccgaacacaccacacaggatcgacttccaggaggagtacagagatttgataacaatgctcaaccgagtcacaggagctcctcaagccttctattttgagaagtggatgttctactttatccaggtgatagttcagggaaaaggaacaattcattgggctaggatgattagccattgcttggacgtacagttaaggagactcaaggctaccaagtccttccacatgagttcatacatcatatatgccttggtcaggagctttgagtatgcaggactacctcacagaggagtgattggaagaggacctggcgaggtcagagtttgtgattcctatgttcacttgcatcatccaccaggaagtaactacaagttagttaatgataccttcacgatgaacatcaccaggacgttgcaaggcgggattcacaatagattatctcaggatgcataggaactagtaaagaggtacggtgcttggtttatccaatttccgaaatttacttacatcagagtccatggatgtccttcacctccatacatgttgccgagatatccgacagacagaatagtgttacttgaggtaacaagacagttggcagcttatgcgaaggcattcagacacagacatggaaatggagttcctgtacctatcatcttaggcaattcagttgaggtatgtcctaatgctttagccatggatgacgcagagaaggagttagctttgtattctttttcatcctttgctttgagagagagctttgatccacatggatatatagaggagacagtcggtagaaagtttaagcatgagtttcagatagaagattttatgatgaatctcttagacgatcttgaagtgaaaagaaagatgcattctagattgcctttggatttcatcaggaaatgcaagatttacacagtggccgaccaagctcaggacagtggcagacatcttcagtcatcctatgatcgagaaagcaaatcagtaaggttagactggaatgagcccgaggttgtggatctagatgccttgatggcttcagtcttgtcttgtactcgcagatgggttgatgtgcagcatcagaagttgagagagcagggcatagctatgactttcactttggaagagaaaccggctgaaggtggagctagtgtaagcgagggcaatcctaatcccagaaatacaagtgagggcaaccttcgaagtgcaagtgaaggcaatctccatccaagaggctcaaagaggaaagaaagacctgagaaaagggaatcctccaagaagaagcaagaggccaaccgagatcgttcatccggcacatcttctcgacaagagaagaggacatctGAGATAGAGGAatccatggaatcaatggtacaaaatgataaagaaggacaggcacctcgaaggtcaccaggtggatctctccaagataatGAGTTGCATGATGATAGGGAAGataatgaagtgacatctcctcccagagaagaagaattgctcaaggagatacaggttaaagagacaagatccgccatcccagattggttgaaggaaagattaacgaaggtaattgtgatcgaggacgaggacaatgtaattgatttggagagccttgttggacattcccaggaagtgataGAGAAGAGAaaagctaccaagatgtccaagatgattagagatgagactggatccagaatattgcagatagctacaccggccgtggacaagtatgaaggtgagatccttgcagaagaatatgatgtagagacatttgagcttggtccactcacagccgagcagacactagatgatgccaccgattcgtttgaggcattgaaagataagcttagggaagaaatggagaaaaatagaaagcttgagagagaagttggtgcatggagaacatatttcagccatctcaatcagcctttgggacgtcaggatccagcaagatcacccgtacaggcacttccccttcaatcaattagtgaggcagagagattcaggagtttGGTCCAGCATATGAGCACTTGGAtggacaaatcccatacagttgccgtagaatttgcaacaaggatgatgaagactattcatagggctatccaggttcttgagatcatccacaacttgatgataacagtagctgcttttgctcataccaaagaggttatcattcttgtcttgcaagtaatcagacaaacatcgaggaaggtcttagcgcaagaaaagatcatggatggaggacctcacagtttacttcagtggtcaaccttactccagatgaaggaagttctcttcgaggacatcagtactagatgtagccatgttgaggaggttatccacccgatccaggacaaagtatttgaggtactacgtaccattcttggcaggaggatcgagattgagacagatgtggatttgcaggaattggaggatagaatcaaggttatcttttgcaaggatgcaaatgttatcacagatgagcaacgggaccggatgtttgctaccatgctcttgattgagaaaactaaggaacttgaacctggttgggacgctgctcttctccaggcatttgatcaggtcatccacttggaagagagaatgaagaatcttcccgagattccaattgctgagatcgaaggaatcgtgtctagattcattgcatatgctaaaaaggagcattggaaagggaataagattctagatgagagattgttatagatgacatggcaccttaattgtcattggtttatgtctcctagattttcgtgccaaatttaataattggctatgcatttaatgttgtgcaataaaaggggaacttttgtaataaaaccctaattagggtttaggtgtcataatcttggccattgatcttctttcgatctggaccgttcattgtaattgaggatgctatttataccctcatttctttcattttttggTAACTAGAAATTAGAGAGTTAGAAATTATTgatatattagagagattagagtttagaagcaatttactttggtagcaagattgagctttgagaaaggaattcaagcaaatgttgtacatgatggctttgagattaatgaaatattgaagttatggtgttttgttgcaattcttttggttatcttcatggttgttcatttaccttgaatcattctcaatcgaagtagtgtgctaattcgaaggacaaagtgttggacttgatctttggtaggattcgctttccaaaccactagcttcttgctgattgtaggaacgccttgcgtggtcgactggagatatttgaatcgcttaaatcttcaatcgttattgtatcttggatatgtaccttcgtggtagtgttcttgatctttgatgtattgaaaaatcatttgttaccttagaagatcgcatcaatttcaattgagttgttaatttatggcaatattgaagttggttgaatcttgccaagtcttgtccgcattgagtcattcttagggttagactagattagacctcttgcaaaccctatccttttgatatttttgaaaagtTTGTTTAGTTCAAAATCTTCggcgacgtaaggccccttgatgacacagcaatcacaacgaccactggtgcttatccacacgtagagaccctactaaaaagaacattggagtcatcctaactgatccttcttgcgatatcttcagcagttagcgactttattcaagagaggataagatgcctttgggtattttattctgtgtatgattgtgtacaaaatgcTTACATGTGTGCAAGATAAGCCCACACATAGAAGCTAGACACAACAAGAAATATAAGCATGCACAAGTTAAGGTTGCGCACTGAAAGCGAACAAAGCAAGAAATGTTTTTGGGCAATGCAAGATTGTGGCAACCTTAGGATGCTCTTGCATCGGTATAAAACACAACTTGTTATATATACATGTCAAAATATATACATCTCTTTGAAGCaaattgattttctaaaattttgccTGAGAGATTTGTAAGCATAGGTTATGTTAGAATGTGCCCCATAATCGTTAGACCATGCAGCCTCATCACATGTTTGCTAGAGTTATAGGCCACTTTATTGCAATGGGGAAGATTTGAACTTCGGTCATCTTCTTACAAGTGCTCAACATTGCCATTATCCCAATTACTCAAATAAAAATTTGTTAACTTTGTTGATTTGATGAAGCATAACCTTTCTGTCTAAACAAATTGATCTTTTAAGTTTTGAACATAGACCAGGCTTTTACAATTGTCCTACATTCTCCTTGGAGAAAGATTTGGCGATTTAATTGATTTAACAAAATAGAATTCGTACCGAGTCAGATGATCTTTGATTGTTGTTCGCTCCAGATCTGAAGCCTACTTCCCAGATTTGTCCAGCCTAATAAATAATTACATCAACAATATTGTAGTGTCCACAAATCAATCTCATGCATTTCAGGCAATCCGCTTACAACCTCATGATCAATGTGCATTGTAATGTCTcctttttgaaataggatttaataataaataataatagcaataaaattaaaatataatattcttACTGGCTCTTTCCCCCTACGGTTCTTTCTGAACCAGTtatgtatttttcaaattttgattaatacaagggtgctgcccctctgcagttattaatctataaaaaaaaataaaaataaaaataaaaatataataaagtttaatgaatggtcaaaaggcatgaaatgaaaagttttgactccctcaaacatgagatataaaaggcaGAAGAGTTTATTTGGAAGGGGATATGGAGGAAGGAAAAAAGAATGGAGCATATGAATCAAGGAAGGATAAATGGAAGAAAAGAGGAATGGGAAATTGTGAAAgcttgtgactctttcaaagggcagaaatgatGAAGGGCTGTACTCTAAGCTCAAAGGGTAGTAATTGTGAAAGATTGTGattctttcaaagggcagaaatgatgaagggttgtgCTCTTTCAAAGGCTGGTAATTGTGAAAGGATGTGGCTCTTTCAAAGTGcagaaatgatgaagggttgtACACTTTCAAAGGGCGTTAATTGTTAAAGGTTGTGACACTTGCAAAGGGcaaacatgatgaagaggtgtgagtTCTTcctcacattggaagatataaaggggagaaggtttcatttgaggacATCCAAGGAGATCcatttggaaaataatttattattctcaaaaggTAGCAATGGAGGGTGGTGACCcaattcttatgaaaggtggtgaccctttcaCCAATAAAGTGTAAAGGAGAAATTATTCCAAGCATTCaaggatcacttatcaatcatcactCACCAATACATCAAATCAGCACTCACTCAATCATCACTCATCACTCTATGAGTTCAACATTCATTCAATCACCATTCActaatatatccaatcatcaaatcaaaggaaatcattcaatcatccgtCAAACATCAGTTGGGACTCAAGAAAACAAACTGACAATCAATTCTTCTATCAATTCAATTAGTCTGTATTAATCATTCAAACATCAACTATTCAAGCATCAACCATTCTTTGATCGAATCATTCAAATATCAATCATTGAAGCATCAATTCATTAAGTATCATTTAAGCATCTACTCATCAAATCCTTaaagaaatgatgataaagagaAATCAAGCAATTGATGATACTCTAGAAAACTCCTTGAGCAATCGGTTTTGAATTTAAGGAAGTGTCTTGCAAATAGGAAGGACGGCTAGCCTTCCGAGTTCATGAGATATCAAGCATGCTACCCCAAAATGGATGGACTAGAAATCCTGCCATGGTCATGGGCCAGGGGATGTTGAGCATCTTATTAAGCATGCTACCCCGAGATGGATGGACTAGAAATCTTGCCATGCTCATGGGTTGGGAGGTGAATGAGTGCTTTTGGGCTTGATCAAGGAGGACAACCAACCTTTAAGGTGGATTGATGGATGGAGTGGACTTGAGATCCTACCATGTTCGTAGGTCAGGAGGCAAATGAGTGCTCCCAAGCTTGAGGGTTTTCTCAAGTACGCCACCCCAAGATGGATGGATGGGGAATTTGCCCATGCTCTTGAATACAAGGACAACCATCCTTGAGATTGTGGTTTGCAAACATTCTCAATGAATTCCTAATATGGTTGACTATAAGGAATATGCTATGATGTATTGATCCTAATGTTAATGATTGTATGATTTTTTGATCAGAGTTTTATTGATCTTCGACAAAACAGTCTGAAGGAGAGTTATTGCAGAaaatcaagataagttctatcttcTAAATTATTCTTACAATTTTAAGttgaatattataatgaaatgtcttcagttttgataaaattaaatttataaatatattgcaATTCTCACATTAAGTTGGAATTGTTGTTTTAGGGAAAAAATCAGGAATATCCCAAGAAGGGACATTACATGCATAGAATTACAAAACAAGAAAAAAGATCAAATATCTGATTGTTAATATTTAAATTCAAAATAGATCGATAATTTAATTTTGAGCTAATACATAGTTTAAACTTCGATCATGACAAAATTATAACAATTAAGTTATGAGCATAAGCCTTCAACCACAAATGCTGCTTCCTATCATAGTCGCTAGATTCTACACCTTTCCTATTATACAAATTATTATTATAGTACCTTCGTTCGGACAATTGTCTAGGTCCTTTAGACAATTAGTAAGCTGCATGACAAAAGCATATATTTCTAGTTCATGAAAATTCTCATTTAGTTTTAAAGACCATTGTATTTCCAATGGATAAGATATAAGATGAAGTTTTAATGAAGCAACGAATAAGATTCTTTTATCTTTGGGAGCTTTGAACTGTTTCTTGTTATATAATCCATTTGTTGCTCTTAGTTATCTAagagtgttgtcctcatttttgtttttaaaaatgatggaaaattacataaaatttttgtcaaaaaataaaatttttactCTTTGGCACACTTTTCAAGGTAGAATTTCGCCTTATCCCTGGACTGggctaatcctcagtccatcctcaaatcacgtttcaaatttcattgcattctgagttcgtttgctatgtcattccttcaattttgggttttttctccctggtagcaggtgggaaattttccttaagttgcaagttttatgtttttcctttgttttagtgttgtagggaaatttttagttaattacaagtgcactttatgaaaaatagaacttgtaacttactttttacttcccccttgttgctttttgtcttttaagtcattgtaggaactttttagacatattacaataaaatataaagtttaaattaaacttgtaattcttttaaaaAGTTACACTTAAatgattttaagttatggtaggggtttttctcctcctttacaagttttataaagtcactttaagttgtaatagggattttatttcctatcacatgttttatttttaagttttttttgtgACTTGTAAAGGGAATTGTATTTTCCCTTTAGtagtcttttgttgagttgtttaaaacttgtaatgggagttttatttccctattacaagtattttaaacttgttgtttgctcTCACAAACCTGATTTTGCCTTATGCATGAAAAAGTGAcatttttaaacttgcaaatgggTTTTAGAAACCTGATTTCATGTGTTCtttgcaattttaaacttgtcattcttcctcaaaaacccgaccagcaatattggaggattttgttgaagatttccaacGATTTTTATGGAGAAATTCGAGGAGGAAGACATTTTGATTTCAtgcctattttcatgcattttgaaaCTCCCTCCATGCCATTTGGATGACATTATCGCTGTTTTTATGGCATGTTAACAGCAAAAACGTGTTTGAAAATACCATGATTTGCCTTTGAAATGTGCCACGAATCCTCTTCCTCCTTAGTCGTTTTTGCGTGTTATACCTAGGCGTGGGGTTTGGATGAAGTTTTGACCAATTCTCATGCCATTTTGATAGCCGTTTTTGCTGCATATGGCGTTTTcttaaaaacgtggctagggtttgaatcttcttcttttgtctataagagattctttctcttcatgatagttgttagttttgttttgctctttcctaaaatcggttttgttagagattttttccctttgttccaagtttgcaaagcaatttgcaaattgcattgtctttcccaATTTTCCccctttacttgcattcgggatttaaaaacccgattgcatgtAAGATGAAAATAGTTTATCTTCCCCTTTGGTTGGAAAATCTTAACCATCTTTTGATGAAACTCCAAGTTTCTAAATTGGAAAATATTCATCCTTTCAAAATCaagtttttagaaccggattacatgttgaaagttcttcccattttcataaagatgatcttcccaaaatcttttcattttcactcatattcatttccatcaaatgtacataccattcccaccatttcatccactcatttcacaccttcattcatttttcccatttaaagtgtTCACTTGCAGTCGGCCATCCATAACCctaaattggtccaaaatgcactcaaaaaacacttgaaaatgagttttaaaggtccaattacaagtgcaaacttgtgtttacccattacgtatatgaagttgcatgtttgttccccacaattgcaagttaatgctcttgtttttcccacacatgtaatgcagcttccaaagcccgaaattcacttgtgagcccatttttgcatcaatttatctcttcccttgtcagtccggtttgcacacatgacctaccaaatcaataaattaaggcatgggccttattttgcaagcagatttcaagattggaggatgatacaaagaagagatacaacaacaattcatggttgaaaacatagaatgctttcaagacaaagatggtcataacATGAAAAGAGGAGGGTagccctttccctcttgaaaagctagtactaccccaagcaagaagataaggatgcaagttctcattccggttcaagatgtctttaccaatccagaagacttcaagttctagcatcctgaagtgacatgaagatcatcatagacaaaggatgatgcagttagagtcatgtctttagacacatggaatagttttagttatgcatttgtaattttgttttgacaagttacatgtaaaaaataactttgtaattgcaagttaactcattacttgcacttttgtaatttacatgtaaagcaactgcaagttgtgttcaattaggactgtagttggaataagtcatagttaattattgaataagtcttggtggttgagagaatttctcaagttagttaggatcctcccacctttttctcaaggctcctctcttATAAATactgagggggtctattgtaattgataGCTTTTGGaaggcaagcaaaaactctgtcaaatttgctgcaaagaagtctttgagcttttatgtgtaaattgaagaattgaaaggaatagaagaaaattgctcaagctttgagtctttgtgctacattcttgagtttgtgttccatattacctttcttgcaagtgtttctttgagagcttacttgaagcagtcatcggtgtGGAGGGATCTCGAGGAGATCAGTccaaccggtcagcaagagtaaacacaacgaaatcacacagatatgatggagacaatgcataacagatagttttattgcatgtaagttaattacatccaaccagtaacaaccgggttacaacatattggcacacaggcctggtagaa contains:
- the LOC131058395 gene encoding uncharacterized protein LOC131058395 isoform X1, with the protein product MLPRYPTDRIVLLEVTRQLAAYAKAFRHRHGNGVPVPIILGNSVEVCPNALAMDDAEKELALYSFSSFALRESFDPHGYIEETVGRKFKHEFQIEDFMMNLLDDLEVKRKMHSRLPLDFIRKCKIYTVADQAQDSGRHLQSSYDRESKSVRLDWNEPEVVDLDALMASVLSCTRRWVDVQHQKLREQGIAMTFTLEEKPAEGGASVSEGNPNPRNTSEGNLRSASEGNLHPRGSKRKERPEKRESSKKKQEANRDRSSGTSSRQEKRTSEIEESMESMVQNDKEGQAPRRSPGGSLQDNELHDDREDNEVTSPPREEELLKEIQVKETRSAIPDWLKERLTKVIVIEDEDNVIDLESLVGHSQEVIEKRKATKMSKMIRDETGSRILQIATPAVDKYEGEILAEEYDVETFELGPLTAEQTLDDATDSFEALKDKLREEMEKNRKLEREVGAWRTYFSHLNQPLGRQDPARSPVQALPLQSISEAERFRSLVQHMSTWMDKSHTVAVEFATRMMKTIHRAIQVLEIIHNLMITVAAFAHTKEVIILVLQVIRQTSRKVLAQEKIMDGGPHSLLQWSTLLQMKEVLFEDISTRCSHVEEVIHPIQDKVFEVLRTILGRRIEIETDVDLQELEDRIKVIFCKDANVITDEQRDRMFATMLLIEKTKELEPGWDAALLQAFDQVIHLEERMKNLPEIPIAEIEGIVSRFIAYAKKEHWKGNKILDERLL